Proteins encoded in a region of the Vicia villosa cultivar HV-30 ecotype Madison, WI linkage group LG5, Vvil1.0, whole genome shotgun sequence genome:
- the LOC131607474 gene encoding uncharacterized protein LOC131607474: protein MYRVRKNIDPGDWIPIETRKILEEKWNDDKWKRKSQINTHNRRSSDGPLHTGGSIPTTEHYKRLKKSSDTNPTCWELFQKTHRVKGNPNKWVSSKSEMVANEYEKRIIERDSQEAPGDDVSSHQSDNIIFLDVVGGVDKKGRIYGLGPEAAKYKSSGSSISDGISLTEYEHMKTVISDLSVENNTLKEKLKTHEDLIRASQEDSRLLREQLFRFMESFSGGHQPHRSAQNPSPPTS from the exons ATGTATAGGGTGAGAAAGAATATTGATCCGGGTGATTGGATTCCTATTGAAACGCGCAAGATATTAGAAGAAAAATGGAATGATGATAAGTGGAAAAGAAAGTCACAAATTAACACTCATAATAGAAGATCTTCGGATGGCCCACTACACACTGGAGGATCAATTCCAACAACTGAGCACTATAAGAGACTA aaaaAATCCTCAGATACAAATCCAACTTGTTGGGAGTTATTTCAAAAGACACACAGAGTAAAGGGTAACCCAAACAAGTGGGTTTCTTCAAAATCAGAGATGGTTGCT AATGAGTATGAAAAAAGGATTATTGAGAGGGACTCACAAGAGGCACCTGGAGATGATGTTTCTAGTCATCAATCTGACAACATCATCTTCTTAGATGTTGTTGGAGGAGTGGACAAGAAAGGTCGTATATATGGTTTGGGACCAGAAGCAGCAAAGTACAAGTCATCTGGATCTTCCATATCTGACGGTATCTCACTAACTGAATATGAACACATGAAGACTGTTATTTCTGATTTGTCTGTTGAAAACAACACCCTTAAAGAGAAACTCAAGACTCATGAGGATTTAATTCGTGCATCACAAGAAGACTCACGTTTGCTTAGAGAACAATTATTCCGATTTATGGAAAGTTTTTCTGGAGGTCATCAACCTCACCGTTCGGCTCAAAATCCGTCTCCACCCACTTCTTGA
- the LOC131607473 gene encoding squamosa promoter-binding-like protein 3 has protein sequence METRSSEGKRTWRNKEVVNNHEEMEQEDEDDGIDFEEEGEGRKKRVVRDLYSKSTTRSKGGGSNIPPCCQVENCDADLSEAKQYHRRHKVCEYHAKAPAVHIAEMQQRFCQQCSRFHELSEFDDTKRSCRRRLAGHNERRRKNASDYQGE, from the exons ATGGAGACAAGAAGCTCAGAGGGAAAAAGAACATGGAGGAACAAAGAGGTGGTGAACAATCATGAAGAGATGGAACaggaggatgaagatgatggaatAGATTTTGAAGAGGAGGGGGAAGGTAGAAAGAAGAGGGTAGTAAGAGATCTGTATAGTAAGAGTACTACAAGGTCCAAAGGTGGAGGGTCGAATATTCCACCTTGTTGTCAAGTGGAGAATTGTGATGCTGATCTAAGTGAAGCTAAGCAGTACCATCGGAGACATAAGGTGTGTGAGTATCATGCTAAGGCACCTGCCGTACACATTGCAGAGATGCAGCAAAGGTTTTGTCAGCAATGTAGCAG ATTTCATGAGCTATCTGAATTTGATGACACAAAAAGGAGTTGTAGAAGGCGTCTTGCCGGGCATAATGAGAGACGTCGCAAAAATGCAAGTGACTATCAAGGAGAATGA